tcctcggttatgtactaccatggggacagatgagtttctggggtgctacagtcattactaatctcctttctccaataccatatttagtaccttggttactcggtggatactatgtatctgatgtaacattaaaacgattctttgtattgcactttatattaccttttgtaggttgcattctaattgtattacacatcttctatttacatttaaatggttctagtaaccctgcaggtattgattccgcacttaaagtagccttctatcctcatatgttaatgaccgatgctaaatgtctatcctatctaattggtttaattttcttacaaacggcttttggtttgattgaattatcgcacccagataactccataccagtgaaccggtttgtaactccgcttcatatcgtacctgaatggtactttttagcatattatgcggtgttaaaagtaatcccatccaaaaccggtggtttgttagtatttatgttatcaacatgtcaatgaaatatcaacaacgatgaaacttatttggttaacataacaacatagaaggtaaagctggattacgttcaaactttacactggatacgtttcaatgttaacttactaaataccatgggagcgaagagaatctaatatgtaactccgttcatggaaatcaaaagagctttcactgattgtatttatgaaacgtgattagttcacctagccaacacgatccggttgtttgggaataatatccctatttaagggattgatatgtgctacaataacacagtcggtacgaagtcgaaacaaggtagttgatggtgaaccagtggctgaacaaacctttttattgattatgctgactttagtcccgagaaactacagttctgcttaaactgaggagtcaagtaggtacaaaccgtacaaggattaa
The DNA window shown above is from Besnoitia besnoiti strain Bb-Ger1 chromosome Unknown contig00177, whole genome shotgun sequence and carries:
- a CDS encoding cytochrome b (encoded by transcript BESB_032470), producing MLTLVPRKTTVLLKLRSQVGITLAFRYTSEASCAFASVQHLVREVAAGWEFRMLHATTASFVFLCILIHMSRGMYNSSYSYLTTAWMSGLVLYLLTIATAFLGYVLPWGQMSFWGATVITNLLSPIPYLVPWLLGGYYVSDVTLKRFFVLHFILPFVGCILIVLHIFYLHLNGSSNPAGIDSALKVAFYPHMLMTDAKCLSYLIGLIFLQTAFGLIELSHPDNSIPVNRFVTPLHIVPEWYFLAYYAVLKVIPSKTGGLLVFMLSTCQ